In the genome of Cherax quadricarinatus isolate ZL_2023a chromosome 28, ASM3850222v1, whole genome shotgun sequence, the window TACAATATAAGAATAAAACCCTACAGACTTAAGTCTAGATCTCGCCCTCACATAACACAAAAGAGCCCCAATACCTTTCACTAATAAAGCCAAAACTTTAAGCAAAACCTTCAAACAAATCATGTAAGGCTCTGGAAGCACCACCCAGGCTAAAACACATCCGCCCCTCACAGCCACAATCCTCAATGCTACTATGCCCCTTAATATCATCCTATGCCTCTCTCTAACAAATATCATAGACCTTATATTAGGAAAACATCTTAATCTATAATAAATCAACCGAAAAGTATAACATACCGTTAAACCAGCACCTAAGACATATAAAAGAAACCTAAAAATATTAATTTCCCTTATAAACGCCACTTCTAATATCAAATCATTAGAATAAAACCCAGCCAAAAAAGGCATGCCACATAGAGCTAGAATGGGTAAATTCATACAAACTCTAGTTAAAGGTATGCATATTACCAACCTTCCTATATTCCGAATATCTTGATATTCCTTAACCCTATGAATTACCATACCAGCACACATAAACAACAAAGCCTTAAATAAAGCGTGGGTCAACAAATGAAAAAAAGCAAGGTCAGTAAATCCTAAAGATAAAATACTTATTATTACTCCTAACAGTCTTAAAGTTGATAAAGCAATGATTTTCTTCAAATTAAACTCAAAATTGGCCCCTAAACCTACTATAAATATAGTTAAACAAGAAACAATTATCAAAAACCTTCGTATACATGAAACCTCCAAAGCCCCACCATATCGTATTAAAATATAGACACCAGCTGTCACCAAAGTAGAAGAGTGAACCAAAGCCGAAACAGGTGTGGGAGCAGCTATCGCTGCTGGAAGTCAAGCCGAGAACGGAATTTGAGCTCTTTTAGTCATAGCAGCAGTACACACAAAAATTTTTATCAACAAAAAATCCCTACCTAAATACCTcccataaaaaaaataaaatttcaacCCCCTAACTGTCACTACATTACTTTTATCAAACACCTGacagaaatatacacaaataacatgCATAtttggagaatgaaacttatgacgacgtttcggtccgtcttggaccattaacaagtaaCTCAGAAGCGGGAaggagagggagccagtatatatacaagAGTGAGACGGTGCCAATAGTAGTAGACGAGAGGATGAAACAGTGTAATTGTAGATATAGAAGTAGTAGTACCATAACCTGCCACAAACTACACCATCACCCTACACTGCTATCACCTGCCAGAAACTCTTCTCTATAAATAATACCTTAACACACTTTTACACTTCCGTAACATAACACCAACCAAACACTATTCTCTATTATCTCAACAACACATTCCACCCTTCCCTTCAGAACTATTCAGTCTCAGTTTTGACACATTCACGTCAATGGGCGTTACTATATTTACATTGGTATGTAATGGCGGCTAGCATCGCAGATGGGACCTCCTTCTGGTAAATACTTTCCATATTCCAGAGGGATAATCAACTATTCTTAAACGGCTGGCTCTTCATAGCTCTCAGGGTCTTCCACGACCTGAGGGACTTCTTCAACGACCTGAGGGACTTCTTCCCTGGGCTGAGGGAGTTTGCCCCTGGGCTGAGAGAGTTCTTCCCTGGCCTGAGGGAGTTCTTTCCTGGCCTGAGGGAGTTCTTCACTGGCCTGAAGTTCTTCCCTGGCCTGAGGAAGTTCTTCCCTGGCCTGAGGGAGTTCTTCCCAGGGCTGAGGGAGTTCTTCCCTGGGCTGAGGGAGGTCTTCCCTGGGCTGAGGGAGCTCTTCCCTGGCCTGAGGGAGGTCTTCCCCGGGCTGAGGGAGCTCTTCCCTGGGCTGAGGGAGGTCTTCCCTGAGCTGAGGGAGCTCTTCCCTGGCCTGAGGAAGTTCTTCCCTGGCCTGAGGGAGGTCTTCCCTGGGCTGAGGAAGCTCTTCCCTGGGCTGAGGGAGGTCTTCCCTGGGCTGAGGGAGCTCTTCCCTGGCCTGAGGGAGGTCTTCCCCGGGCTGAGGGAGCTCTTCCCTGGGCTGAGGGAGGTCTTCCCTGAGCTGAGGGAGCTCTTCCCTGGGCTGAGGGAGTTCTTCCCCGGGCTGAGGGAGGTCTTCCCTGGGCTGAGTGAGGTCTTCCCTGGGCTGAGGGGGCTGTCAGCCCTGGGAGGGCTTCCACGATCTGAGGGACTACTTCCCAGACTGGAGGGTTTTCTTCCCATTCCTTATAGTATTCCCAGATGTGACGGTATTTCCATGGCTGATGTTTTTCCCAGCCCTCACGTTCTTCGTTCCCGGCCTGAGGGACTTCTTCCCTGGCCTGAGGGACTTCTTCCCTAGCCTGAGGGCCTTCTTCCCTAGCCTGAGGGCCTTCTTCCCTAGCCTGAGAAACTTCTTCCCTGGCCTGAGGGACTTCTTCCCTGGCCTGAGGGACTTCTTCCCTGGCCTGAGGGACTTCTTCCCTGGCCTGAGGGACTTCTTCCCTGGCCTGTGGGACTTCTTCCCTAACTTGAGGGTCGTTTTTCCTGGCCTGAGGGCCTTTTTCCGTGGTCTGAGGGTCAGGTTCTCTGGCCTGAGGGTCTTCTTTAAAGGCCTCAGGATCTTCTTCCCAAACCTCAGGGTCTCCCacgatttcttcttcttcttcacgaACCTCGACCTCGTCAGAGACCTGTGGGTCAGACCACGCCATCAGGTAATGAAGAATTGCACCAAGGAGGAAAGCCACTCCGAACAGAACCATCGCTGGAATGAAAGAGCTCTCATTCTTGTCTTTCAGAGCTTCAAGCCTTTCCCTGAGAGTTGGTATCTCGCTGTAAGCTTTATAAGCCGTAACGAAAGTGCCAGCTACAGGCCACTCGCATCTCTCTAACACCGGGATCACCTCTAATGGCTCGTCGTAAAGGCGATTCCACCAGCTCTTACAGTGCTAGATCTCCCGGAACACCTCGATGCGGAGGTGCTCGTGTTCCAGTGTTAGGTCCTCTACAACCTTCCCGAGGCACCTGCTTATCATCCATGTAACACCTAGTGCTACAGCAGCAAACAGAGCGTACCGAGCGCGCCTTGTAAAAATCATTTTGAATAATCAAGGTTCAAATATTAAAGTTTGCCGTAAGATGACACAAGGCCTGCTGGTTTCTTCTTTATTTCAGGAAACCAGAGTAATTATAGTACTTTGACCCCTATAATACTGCTTGGAGTATAGTTTTTGTTTGACATATTCACGTAATAACATGTATAGGATTTAAATAGTTAACCTCGAATTAAGAGGATCTGGTAGATGTAAGCTTATCTTCAAACTTTTTGTGGCTCGGTTGTTTATATTTCATAATTTCAGTATTTTCAAAGGTAAGGGATATGAAAATCATATTTTGGGCAGGGTATGCTATGAAGATCAGAAAAGAATGATAGAGTATGGTGATGACTTTAGAGCAActcaaaaaaatttaaattttatatGAGGGGTGCATAAGTTTTGTCATTGGAAGAGTAACTATTCTTTTCATCTATTTTTGAAGATGATTGGATACCAGTACGGTTCTCTGATGCTTGAGGTGTGCTTTTGACAATTTAGATTAATAAGGCAGAGTAGAGGTATATTTAGGATATTTGCGGGGAAGCTATTAGATTTTTAAAAGTGATACTTATTGAAGGAGTGATAATTTTatcactagtagtggtgatacatgtactactagtagtggtgatacatgtagtactagtagtggtgatacatgtaatactagtagtggtgatacatgtagtactagtagtggtgatacatgtaggactagtagtggtgatacatatAGGACTAGGAGTGGTGAaacatgtagtactagtagtggtgatacatgtagtactagtagtggtgatacatgtaggactagtagtggtgatacatgaaggactagtagtggtgatacatatAGGACTAGGAGTGGTGAaacatgtagtactagtagtggtgatacatataggactagtagtggtgatacatgtaggactagtagtggtgatacatgtaggactagtagtggtgatacatgtagtactagtagtggtgatacatataggactagtagtggtgatacatgtaggactagtagtggtgatacatgtaggactagtagtggtgatacatgtagtactagtagtggtgatacatgtaggactagtggtgatacatgtagtactagtagtggtgatacatgtagtactagtagtggtgatacatgtagtactagtagtggtgatacatgtagtactagtagtggtgatgcatgtagtactagtagtggtgatacatgtagtgctagtagtggtgatacatgtagtactaggagtggtgatacatgtaagactagtagtggtgatacatgtagtactagtagtggtgatacatgtagtaatagtagtggtgatacatgtaggactagtagtggtgatacatgtagtactagtagtggtgatacatgtagtactagtagtggagatacatgtagtgctagtagtggagatacatgtagtactagtagtggtgatacatgtagtacgagtagtggtgatacatgtagtactaatagtggtgatacatgtagtgctagtagtggcgatacatgtagtactagtggtgataTATG includes:
- the LOC138853349 gene encoding NADH-ubiquinone oxidoreductase chain 5-like, whose translation is MESIYQKEVPSAMLAAITYQSAIAAPTPVSALVHSSTLVTAGVYILIRYGGALEVSCIRRFLIIVSCLTIFIVGLGANFEFNLKKIIALSTLRLLGVIISILSLGFTDLAFFHLLTHALFKALLFMCAGMVIHRVKEYQDIRNIGRLVICIPLTRVCMNLPILALCGMPFLAGFYSNDLILEVAFIREINIFRFLLYVLGAGLTVCYTFRLIYYRLRCFPNIRSMIFVRERHRMILRGIVALRIVAVRGGCVLAWVVLPEPYMICLKVLLKVLALLVKGIGALLCYVRARSRLKSVGFYSYIVFIGSI